In a genomic window of Passer domesticus isolate bPasDom1 unplaced genomic scaffold, bPasDom1.hap1 HAP1_SCAFFOLD_85, whole genome shotgun sequence:
- the LOC135293190 gene encoding serine/threonine-protein kinase PAK 3-like isoform X3, with protein MIQQLAAAVVTVYGVTYSGYFLTHLARHIKHVFSGADREVTNATAISPLAPSAPGEEAKEEQREQDDHETPAVVTAQPDHPKRVLVEKKQEQIALSEMPCQAQGELFPAREQEEQLRQQVEEPQQNGQNIKSEPQAELPEAQSSIIAVKRRKKEDMRRIREEIHLHQHRSDQQNQVRGRVAATPLIKQRVYSCLQTIKEDVQAELQESEERDKAREKRLEEEMKIIREKLNRLPRALKKQVMKGTAVSPVAPSAPGQEGKEKQREREKQKQPSVLTAQADPCKRVLVEKKQEQIALSEMPCQAQGELFPAREQEEQLRQQVEEPQQNGQNIYKQMPAELQETEARNKARKKRPEEILEIIIKKFKPVLQDKMALDAKVHVLTSYLEAFEEFQQMTGDQETQDWSEAQEPNQPEMLQDKHIPRMVQEKTNQEQICSDLLTEAAAAAAAAAAPSQGAFALQPEKWSWGTWFTSCADPAAAQQQRIEDDSLQQWRRMGKMENLMMKYTNLEYIGRGTFGDVCKALDTATGGEVAIKKINLQELIRRKVTFKELMVMKINKHLNIVNYLKSYLLGDELWLVMEYMDGGALSDVINETHMSEREIAAVSRECLRGLDFLHSNHMIHRGLKSCNILLRTDGSVKLADFGLFAQLTPEQSRQSSVASTSGWMAPEVVTGQPYGPKVDIWSFGIVGIEMVEREAPYWKETSGMPRLVIARRGIPKLLQPNLFSPWLCDFLSICLQTDKEQRWSAKELLQHPFVRFAEPASSLVPLIVAVKKRKETLQDISTT; from the exons ATGATTcagcagcttgctgctgcagtggttaCTGTTTATGGCGTTACTTATTCCGGCTATTTTCTGACTCACCTGGCAC GTCACATAAAACATGTATTCAGCGGAGCAGATCGTGAG gtgacaaaTGCAACAGCCATCTCCcccctggctccctctgctcctggagaagaagccaaagaggagcaaagggagcaagATGACCACGAGACTCCAGCCGTggtcacagcccagcctgatcatcccaagaga gtccttgtagagaaaaagcaggagcagaTTGCTTTATCAGagatgccatgccaggctcagggagagctgttcccagcccgagagcaggaagagcagctcaggcagcaggtggaagagccacagcagaatggccag AACATCAAGTCAGagccccaagcagagctgcccgaAGCTCAGAGTTCCATCATAGcagtgaagaggaggaagaaggaagacatGAGAAGAATTCGAGAGGAGATTCATCTCCACCAGCACAGGAGCGATCAACAAAACCAGGTACGTGGAAGAGTGGCAGCCACTCCACTCATTAAACAGCGTGTTTATTCTTGTTTACAGACCATCAAGGaagatgtgcaggcagagctgcaggaatctgaGGAGAGGGACAAGGcaagggagaagaggctggaggaagaaatgaaaatcatcaGAGAGAAACTTAACCGGCTCCCTCGGGCTCTGAAAAAGCAA gtgatgaaaggaacagccgtctctcccgtggctccctctgctcccggacaagaaggcaaagagaagcaaagggagcgagagaagcagaagcagcCCTCTGTTTTGACAGCCCAGGCTGATCCttgcaagaga gtccttgtagagaaaaagcaggagcagaTTGCTTTATCAGagatgccatgccaggctcagggagagctgttcccagcccgagagcaggaagagcagctcaggcagcaggtggaagagccacagcagaatggccag AACATTTACAAACAGATGccggcagagctgcaggaaactGAGGCTAGGAACAAGGCAAGGAAGAAGAGGCCAGAAGAAATTCTTGAAATCAtcataaagaaatttaaacCCGTCCTTCAGGACAAAATGGCTCTAGATGCGAAA GTGCATGTGTTGACATCCTACCTGGAAGCCTTTGAAGAGTTCCAGCAAATGACAGGAGACCAAGAGACCCAAGACTGGAGTGAGGCCCAGGAACCAAACCAACCAGAGATGCTGCAGGATAAGCACATCCCCAGGATGGTGCAGGAAAAGACAAATCAAGAGCAG ATCTGCAGTGACCTTCTcactgaagcagctgctgcagcagcagcagcagcagcaccatcccAAGGAGCCTTTGCTCTCCAGCCGGAGAAGTGGAGCTGGGGCACTTGGTTCACCTCCTGTGCTGACCCAGCTGCCGCTCAGCAACAGCGGATCGAGGATGACTCCCTGCAGCAATGGA GGAGAATGGGGAAGATGGAAAATCTCATGATGAAATACACTAATCTGGAATATATTGGCAGAGG GACTTTTGGAGATGTTTGTAAAGCACTCGACACTGCCACAGGAGGAGAG GTGgccataaagaaaataaatcttcaaGAACTGATCAGAAGGAAAGTAACCTTTAAGGAACTCATGGTCATGAAAATTAATAAGCACCTAAACATTGTGAATTATTTAAAGAG ctacCTTCTGGGTGATGAACTCTGGCTGGTTATGGAGTACATGGATGGAGGTGCCCTGAGCGATGTCATCAATGAGACTCACATGTCTGAAAGAGAGATTGCAGCCGTCAGTCGGGAG tgcctgcgaggactggattttcttcactcaAACCACATGATCCACCGAGGTCTGAAGAGCTGCAACATCCTTCTCAGAACCGACGGCTCTGTCAAGCTGG CTGACTTTGGCCTCTTTGCTCAGCTCACTCCTGAGCAGAGTAGACAGAGCTCCGTGGCCAGCACTTCTGGGTGGATGGCGCCTGAAGTGGTGACAGGTCAAccatatggccccaaagtggacatatggtcttttggaatTGTGGGCATTGAAATGGTAGAACGAGAAGCTCCTTACTGGAAAGAAACTTCTGGCATG cCTCGACTCGTGATAGCCAGACGAGGGATaccaaagctgctgcagcccaaccTGTTTTCACCTTGGCTGTGTGACTTCCTGAGCatctgcctgcagacagacaaggagcagcgctggtctgccaaggagctcctgcag CATCCATTTGTAAGATTTGCTGAGCCTGCATCCAGCCTGGTGCCCCTGATTGTTGcagtgaagaagaggaaggagacaTTACAAGACATCAGCACCACTTAG
- the LOC135293190 gene encoding serine/threonine-protein kinase PAK 3-like isoform X1, whose protein sequence is MIQQLAAAVVTVYGVTYSGYFLTHLARHIKHVFSGADREVTNATAISPLAPSAPGEEAKEEQREQDDHETPAVVTAQPDHPKRVLVEKKQEQIALSEMPCQAQGELFPAREQEEQLRQQVEEPQQNGQNIKSEPQAELPEAQSSIIAVKRRKKEDMRRIREEIHLHQHRSDQQNQVRGRVAATPLIKQRVYSCLQTIKEDVQAELQESEERDKAREKRLEEEMKIIREKLNRLPRALKKQETKTKAISPLAPSAPGEEAKKEQREQDDHETPAVVTAQPDHPKRVMKGTAVSPVAPSAPGQEGKEKQREREKQKQPSVLTAQADPCKRVLVEKKQEQIALSEMPCQAQGELFPAREQEEQLRQQVEEPQQNGQNIYKQMPAELQETEARNKARKKRPEEILEIIIKKFKPVLQDKMALDAKVHVLTSYLEAFEEFQQMTGDQETQDWSEAQEPNQPEMLQDKHIPRMVQEKTNQEQICSDLLTEAAAAAAAAAAPSQGAFALQPEKWSWGTWFTSCADPAAAQQQRIEDDSLQQWRRMGKMENLMMKYTNLEYIGRGTFGDVCKALDTATGGEVAIKKINLQELIRRKVTFKELMVMKINKHLNIVNYLKSYLLGDELWLVMEYMDGGALSDVINETHMSEREIAAVSRECLRGLDFLHSNHMIHRGLKSCNILLRTDGSVKLADFGLFAQLTPEQSRQSSVASTSGWMAPEVVTGQPYGPKVDIWSFGIVGIEMVEREAPYWKETSGMPRLVIARRGIPKLLQPNLFSPWLCDFLSICLQTDKEQRWSAKELLQHPFVRFAEPASSLVPLIVAVKKRKETLQDISTT, encoded by the exons ATGATTcagcagcttgctgctgcagtggttaCTGTTTATGGCGTTACTTATTCCGGCTATTTTCTGACTCACCTGGCAC GTCACATAAAACATGTATTCAGCGGAGCAGATCGTGAG gtgacaaaTGCAACAGCCATCTCCcccctggctccctctgctcctggagaagaagccaaagaggagcaaagggagcaagATGACCACGAGACTCCAGCCGTggtcacagcccagcctgatcatcccaagaga gtccttgtagagaaaaagcaggagcagaTTGCTTTATCAGagatgccatgccaggctcagggagagctgttcccagcccgagagcaggaagagcagctcaggcagcaggtggaagagccacagcagaatggccag AACATCAAGTCAGagccccaagcagagctgcccgaAGCTCAGAGTTCCATCATAGcagtgaagaggaggaagaaggaagacatGAGAAGAATTCGAGAGGAGATTCATCTCCACCAGCACAGGAGCGATCAACAAAACCAGGTACGTGGAAGAGTGGCAGCCACTCCACTCATTAAACAGCGTGTTTATTCTTGTTTACAGACCATCAAGGaagatgtgcaggcagagctgcaggaatctgaGGAGAGGGACAAGGcaagggagaagaggctggaggaagaaatgaaaatcatcaGAGAGAAACTTAACCGGCTCCCTCGGGCTCTGAAAAAGCAA gagacaaaaacaaaagccatctctcccctggctccctctgctcctggagaagaagccaaaaaggagcaaagggagcaagATGACCACGAGACTCCAGCCGTggtcacagcccagcctgatcatcccaagaga gtgatgaaaggaacagccgtctctcccgtggctccctctgctcccggacaagaaggcaaagagaagcaaagggagcgagagaagcagaagcagcCCTCTGTTTTGACAGCCCAGGCTGATCCttgcaagaga gtccttgtagagaaaaagcaggagcagaTTGCTTTATCAGagatgccatgccaggctcagggagagctgttcccagcccgagagcaggaagagcagctcaggcagcaggtggaagagccacagcagaatggccag AACATTTACAAACAGATGccggcagagctgcaggaaactGAGGCTAGGAACAAGGCAAGGAAGAAGAGGCCAGAAGAAATTCTTGAAATCAtcataaagaaatttaaacCCGTCCTTCAGGACAAAATGGCTCTAGATGCGAAA GTGCATGTGTTGACATCCTACCTGGAAGCCTTTGAAGAGTTCCAGCAAATGACAGGAGACCAAGAGACCCAAGACTGGAGTGAGGCCCAGGAACCAAACCAACCAGAGATGCTGCAGGATAAGCACATCCCCAGGATGGTGCAGGAAAAGACAAATCAAGAGCAG ATCTGCAGTGACCTTCTcactgaagcagctgctgcagcagcagcagcagcagcaccatcccAAGGAGCCTTTGCTCTCCAGCCGGAGAAGTGGAGCTGGGGCACTTGGTTCACCTCCTGTGCTGACCCAGCTGCCGCTCAGCAACAGCGGATCGAGGATGACTCCCTGCAGCAATGGA GGAGAATGGGGAAGATGGAAAATCTCATGATGAAATACACTAATCTGGAATATATTGGCAGAGG GACTTTTGGAGATGTTTGTAAAGCACTCGACACTGCCACAGGAGGAGAG GTGgccataaagaaaataaatcttcaaGAACTGATCAGAAGGAAAGTAACCTTTAAGGAACTCATGGTCATGAAAATTAATAAGCACCTAAACATTGTGAATTATTTAAAGAG ctacCTTCTGGGTGATGAACTCTGGCTGGTTATGGAGTACATGGATGGAGGTGCCCTGAGCGATGTCATCAATGAGACTCACATGTCTGAAAGAGAGATTGCAGCCGTCAGTCGGGAG tgcctgcgaggactggattttcttcactcaAACCACATGATCCACCGAGGTCTGAAGAGCTGCAACATCCTTCTCAGAACCGACGGCTCTGTCAAGCTGG CTGACTTTGGCCTCTTTGCTCAGCTCACTCCTGAGCAGAGTAGACAGAGCTCCGTGGCCAGCACTTCTGGGTGGATGGCGCCTGAAGTGGTGACAGGTCAAccatatggccccaaagtggacatatggtcttttggaatTGTGGGCATTGAAATGGTAGAACGAGAAGCTCCTTACTGGAAAGAAACTTCTGGCATG cCTCGACTCGTGATAGCCAGACGAGGGATaccaaagctgctgcagcccaaccTGTTTTCACCTTGGCTGTGTGACTTCCTGAGCatctgcctgcagacagacaaggagcagcgctggtctgccaaggagctcctgcag CATCCATTTGTAAGATTTGCTGAGCCTGCATCCAGCCTGGTGCCCCTGATTGTTGcagtgaagaagaggaaggagacaTTACAAGACATCAGCACCACTTAG
- the LOC135293190 gene encoding serine/threonine-protein kinase PAK 3-like isoform X2 codes for MIQQLAAAVVTVYGVTYSGYFLTHLARHIKHVFSGADREVTNATAISPLAPSAPGEEAKEEQREQDDHETPAVVTAQPDHPKRVLVEKKQEQIALSEMPCQAQGELFPAREQEEQLRQQVEEPQQNGQNIKSEPQAELPEAQSSIIAVKRRKKEDMRRIREEIHLHQHRSDQQNQVRGRVAATPLIKQRVYSCLQTIKEDVQAELQESEERDKAREKRLEEEMKIIREKLNRLPRALKKQETKTKAISPLAPSAPGEEAKKEQREQDDHETPAVVTAQPDHPKRVLVEKKQEQIALSEMPCQAQGELFPAREQEEQLRQQVEEPQQNGQNIYKQMPAELQETEARNKARKKRPEEILEIIIKKFKPVLQDKMALDAKVHVLTSYLEAFEEFQQMTGDQETQDWSEAQEPNQPEMLQDKHIPRMVQEKTNQEQICSDLLTEAAAAAAAAAAPSQGAFALQPEKWSWGTWFTSCADPAAAQQQRIEDDSLQQWRRMGKMENLMMKYTNLEYIGRGTFGDVCKALDTATGGEVAIKKINLQELIRRKVTFKELMVMKINKHLNIVNYLKSYLLGDELWLVMEYMDGGALSDVINETHMSEREIAAVSRECLRGLDFLHSNHMIHRGLKSCNILLRTDGSVKLADFGLFAQLTPEQSRQSSVASTSGWMAPEVVTGQPYGPKVDIWSFGIVGIEMVEREAPYWKETSGMPRLVIARRGIPKLLQPNLFSPWLCDFLSICLQTDKEQRWSAKELLQHPFVRFAEPASSLVPLIVAVKKRKETLQDISTT; via the exons ATGATTcagcagcttgctgctgcagtggttaCTGTTTATGGCGTTACTTATTCCGGCTATTTTCTGACTCACCTGGCAC GTCACATAAAACATGTATTCAGCGGAGCAGATCGTGAG gtgacaaaTGCAACAGCCATCTCCcccctggctccctctgctcctggagaagaagccaaagaggagcaaagggagcaagATGACCACGAGACTCCAGCCGTggtcacagcccagcctgatcatcccaagaga gtccttgtagagaaaaagcaggagcagaTTGCTTTATCAGagatgccatgccaggctcagggagagctgttcccagcccgagagcaggaagagcagctcaggcagcaggtggaagagccacagcagaatggccag AACATCAAGTCAGagccccaagcagagctgcccgaAGCTCAGAGTTCCATCATAGcagtgaagaggaggaagaaggaagacatGAGAAGAATTCGAGAGGAGATTCATCTCCACCAGCACAGGAGCGATCAACAAAACCAGGTACGTGGAAGAGTGGCAGCCACTCCACTCATTAAACAGCGTGTTTATTCTTGTTTACAGACCATCAAGGaagatgtgcaggcagagctgcaggaatctgaGGAGAGGGACAAGGcaagggagaagaggctggaggaagaaatgaaaatcatcaGAGAGAAACTTAACCGGCTCCCTCGGGCTCTGAAAAAGCAA gagacaaaaacaaaagccatctctcccctggctccctctgctcctggagaagaagccaaaaaggagcaaagggagcaagATGACCACGAGACTCCAGCCGTggtcacagcccagcctgatcatcccaagaga gtccttgtagagaaaaagcaggagcagaTTGCTTTATCAGagatgccatgccaggctcagggagagctgttcccagcccgagagcaggaagagcagctcaggcagcaggtggaagagccacagcagaatggccag AACATTTACAAACAGATGccggcagagctgcaggaaactGAGGCTAGGAACAAGGCAAGGAAGAAGAGGCCAGAAGAAATTCTTGAAATCAtcataaagaaatttaaacCCGTCCTTCAGGACAAAATGGCTCTAGATGCGAAA GTGCATGTGTTGACATCCTACCTGGAAGCCTTTGAAGAGTTCCAGCAAATGACAGGAGACCAAGAGACCCAAGACTGGAGTGAGGCCCAGGAACCAAACCAACCAGAGATGCTGCAGGATAAGCACATCCCCAGGATGGTGCAGGAAAAGACAAATCAAGAGCAG ATCTGCAGTGACCTTCTcactgaagcagctgctgcagcagcagcagcagcagcaccatcccAAGGAGCCTTTGCTCTCCAGCCGGAGAAGTGGAGCTGGGGCACTTGGTTCACCTCCTGTGCTGACCCAGCTGCCGCTCAGCAACAGCGGATCGAGGATGACTCCCTGCAGCAATGGA GGAGAATGGGGAAGATGGAAAATCTCATGATGAAATACACTAATCTGGAATATATTGGCAGAGG GACTTTTGGAGATGTTTGTAAAGCACTCGACACTGCCACAGGAGGAGAG GTGgccataaagaaaataaatcttcaaGAACTGATCAGAAGGAAAGTAACCTTTAAGGAACTCATGGTCATGAAAATTAATAAGCACCTAAACATTGTGAATTATTTAAAGAG ctacCTTCTGGGTGATGAACTCTGGCTGGTTATGGAGTACATGGATGGAGGTGCCCTGAGCGATGTCATCAATGAGACTCACATGTCTGAAAGAGAGATTGCAGCCGTCAGTCGGGAG tgcctgcgaggactggattttcttcactcaAACCACATGATCCACCGAGGTCTGAAGAGCTGCAACATCCTTCTCAGAACCGACGGCTCTGTCAAGCTGG CTGACTTTGGCCTCTTTGCTCAGCTCACTCCTGAGCAGAGTAGACAGAGCTCCGTGGCCAGCACTTCTGGGTGGATGGCGCCTGAAGTGGTGACAGGTCAAccatatggccccaaagtggacatatggtcttttggaatTGTGGGCATTGAAATGGTAGAACGAGAAGCTCCTTACTGGAAAGAAACTTCTGGCATG cCTCGACTCGTGATAGCCAGACGAGGGATaccaaagctgctgcagcccaaccTGTTTTCACCTTGGCTGTGTGACTTCCTGAGCatctgcctgcagacagacaaggagcagcgctggtctgccaaggagctcctgcag CATCCATTTGTAAGATTTGCTGAGCCTGCATCCAGCCTGGTGCCCCTGATTGTTGcagtgaagaagaggaaggagacaTTACAAGACATCAGCACCACTTAG